The sequence TTGGTGCGGATGCTCTTGGGAGCAGACCATCGCATACTTTTGCCGATGGCCTTTCTGTTCGGAGCGATATTGATGCTGGTGGCGGACGTTGTTTCTCGGCTCGTGGTGGCTCCGGCGGAGCTGTCAATTGGCATTATCACCGCGTTGATAGGTGCCCCGTTTTTTATATCCATTCTCATGAATTTCAAAAAGCAACGTGTCCTATGATGATCAGTGCTGAAAATATTCATTTCTGCATCCAGAAACGTCCCATCTTGGACCAGGTAGATCTCCAAATTTATCCTGGAGAAGTGTTGACGATCCTTGGACCAAATGGAGCGGGGAAGTCCACCCTGCTGAAGCTGTTGAGCGGGGAGAACACTTGTGATACGGGCAAGATTTCCATCAATCAGGTACTGCTACAGCAGCTAAAGCCAAGGCAATTGGCAAAATATCGGGCGGTGATGCCGCAGCATTCTTCGGTCAATTTTCCCTATACGGTGGAAGAAATAATTGCCCTCGGAAAGCTAGCGCACGATCCCCACTCGTCTTCCGATCAACTCATGGAAGAAGTAATGGACATTACGGGAACCGCTGCCTTGCGGGAAAGGATGATTAAAGGATTGTCCGGAGGAGAGCGGCAACGGGTCCACTTGGCTAGGGCGCTTTTGCAGATTTGGGAAGACAAGCCTTATGCGCGGTACCTGTTATTGGATGAGCCGACTTCCAGCATGGACATTGCCCAGCAGCATCAAGTGCTAAGGCTGTTGCGATTCCTGCGTCAACGGAATATTGGCGTATTGACCATCCTTCATGATTTGAACTTGGCCGCTCAATATTCCGACAAGGTCATGTTGATGAAGGATGGGAAAGTAGTGGGATTTGGTCCCACTAGTGCCATCATGACAGCCACTA comes from Echinicola vietnamensis DSM 17526 and encodes:
- a CDS encoding heme ABC transporter ATP-binding protein codes for the protein MMISAENIHFCIQKRPILDQVDLQIYPGEVLTILGPNGAGKSTLLKLLSGENTCDTGKISINQVLLQQLKPRQLAKYRAVMPQHSSVNFPYTVEEIIALGKLAHDPHSSSDQLMEEVMDITGTAALRERMIKGLSGGERQRVHLARALLQIWEDKPYARYLLLDEPTSSMDIAQQHQVLRLLRFLRQRNIGVLTILHDLNLAAQYSDKVMLMKDGKVVGFGPTSAIMTATKLSHVYGHPISVMSHPMDEKQVVITSETTSNNHTYASFKTA